TGAATTTGACTTTGACTTTGACTTTGACTTTGACTTTGACTTCCAGAGTATTGGCCTGAAGTCTGCGAGCATATCCATTGACGATAGAGACGCTGACTCACCTTTTCGCCTTTACGGCGACCTTCTTTTGCACGCGGGCAAAAGAAGGCAAAAACCGCTGGCTCCGTTCATACGGCCCCTACGCTTCGCTCCGGGGTTCCCTCACTCCGGCCTTGCTCCCGCGTGGACGCACTGAAGGGCCATCCATGGCCCATCAGTGCTCGACGGGCATCCATGCCCGTCGCCCCGCTACGCAAGTCCTACGTTCGGCCTCCTGAAGTCGCATTTGGCGGCGCCTGAACTATCGCGCACTTAGAAGCAAGATCAAGATCAAGATCAAGATCAAGATCAAGATCAAGATCAAGATCAAGATCAAGATCAAGATCAAGAAATCTAAAGTTACTTTTCAGACTGGTAGTTATCTATTGATTATTCCAGCCCATTCACGGGCAAACCCGTTCCCACAGGATGTGCGTAGTTTCTGTGGGAACGGGCTTGCCCGCAAATGAAAAGCCTGGACTCAACGCGCCGGAGCGAGCTTGCCCTTGTCATCGGAAAAGACGATCTCAACCCGACGGTTCTGCGCCCTGCCCCGCTCCGAGGCATTGGCCTCAACCGGATACTGGTCACCATACCCCTCAACCTGGATACGCTTCTCATCAACCCCCAGGTCGACCAGCATGTCAGCAACCGCCTGGGCACGATCACGGGACAGTTTAAGATTATCTTCCGGGTTGCCAGTGCTGTCGGTGTAACCCTCGATACGCACCACGCGACGCGGATTGAGTTGCAGGAACTGCACCAGCTTGAGTGCGGTACGGCTCGCCGAGTTCTTGAGGTCAGCCTCACCGGTGTCGAACAGCACATCACCCAGGGTCATCACCAACCCACGGTCAGTCTGCTCGGAAGCCAACGCAACAATCTGCGCCTCGACCCATTTACCCTGCTGCTGAACACTGGCGAGCTTGGCTTCACGCAACCCCAACTGCAGGCGCTGACGCTCAAGATCGAGCTTGGCCAGACGCTCCTGGTTCAGCGCCAGCTTGGCATGCTCACTGGCAATTTCGCTGTAGCGCTGGCTCAGATAGGCATAGTGACGCACGTCGCTGCCCGTGCCGATATAACCGGCCAGGCGCTCCGCACGCCCCAGCGACTCACCCGCGCGAATCACATCGCGCGGTGCGCTGCGCAGCACATTGGAATCGTCCTTGACCTTCTGGAACGCTGCGCTGGCGTCATCCAGCGCCGACTCGCTGCGCTGGCTGGCGCAGCCCTGCAATCCGACCAGCGCCAGCAAGGCCAGCGCAGCCATGGGCTTCAGGCAATTCATGGCTGCACCTCCAGTTGCTTGCGCAGACGCTTGATACGCGACTGCATCAACTGCAGCTGCTCCTCGCTCTTCTGGGTCAACACGCGCGCCTCGGCCAGGCGGGCATCGAGCTCGGCCTGCTCGGCGCGCATGCGCGCATCCCGGTAGCTCTCGGTGGTCATGTTGACCTTGGCGCGCGTCAGTTTGTCTTCGGCCAGCTTGTACTCCGGCACCTGCTCAGTGGCGCCGACTGCCTTGGCCTGCTCCAGCGCCTGCTCGGAAAGCCGCAGTTGCTCGTTGGGCGCCGGGTCGTTGGCGCAGCCGGCCAGGCCGAACACGACCAGGGCAAGAATAAGAGGTTGGATTCTCACGCAATCTTCCTACTGTTTAGGGTCGTCCAGCGGCGCCTGCATCTGCGCCTTCCAGCGCTCGACATTGCGCTGCAGCACGGCCTCGGTCGCCCCGGAGATCGGCAATTCTGTCAGTTTTTTTGCCAGTTGTCCGCGTAACCAGCTGTCGTTGCAAGCCGAGTTGTGCGACACCGCCAGGTAAAGGCCCGGGCGGTCCACCGGCAG
This genomic stretch from Pseudomonas entomophila L48 harbors:
- a CDS encoding OmpA family protein → MNCLKPMAALALLALVGLQGCASQRSESALDDASAAFQKVKDDSNVLRSAPRDVIRAGESLGRAERLAGYIGTGSDVRHYAYLSQRYSEIASEHAKLALNQERLAKLDLERQRLQLGLREAKLASVQQQGKWVEAQIVALASEQTDRGLVMTLGDVLFDTGEADLKNSASRTALKLVQFLQLNPRRVVRIEGYTDSTGNPEDNLKLSRDRAQAVADMLVDLGVDEKRIQVEGYGDQYPVEANASERGRAQNRRVEIVFSDDKGKLAPAR
- a CDS encoding DUF4398 domain-containing protein: MRIQPLILALVVFGLAGCANDPAPNEQLRLSEQALEQAKAVGATEQVPEYKLAEDKLTRAKVNMTTESYRDARMRAEQAELDARLAEARVLTQKSEEQLQLMQSRIKRLRKQLEVQP